One region of Salvia miltiorrhiza cultivar Shanhuang (shh) chromosome 3, IMPLAD_Smil_shh, whole genome shotgun sequence genomic DNA includes:
- the LOC131017934 gene encoding putative late blight resistance protein homolog R1B-16: protein MAYAALLSLAQTTGKIILDQDRYPISRDKKQQIRSVYAPFIFLQEFLEDFPQKANILDGRIRDLAYEAESFIESLMLEEVASHWWTALASKSKFKHQMRKIREETDSIRREVIIMKNNNADAVQLGVSSSSSSAVGSPSRPATVGKIDYMVGLHEDLVAIQSRLCGGSPNLEVIPIVGMGGIGKTTLAKCAYDDPLTVQQFDIRAWVTVSQDYNADVIFSGLLASMEEFNKERSERSSELVGEKVFKILKGRRYLIVMDDVWSTEAWDDVRIILPDDGNGSRVMLTTRETDVAAYADRLSGVHKMRLMDESQSWNLLQQKVFAHQDCPPELEKTGNEIARSCKGLPLAIVVVAGLLSAVSNNVASWSEIARNVNSVTIGGQFENILSLSYSHLPHYLRPCFLYMGMFPEDCEVRVSKLIKLWVAEGFLRRLKRSKTLEEEAEEFLEDLVKRNLVLVTKRKCDGRIKSCSLHDLMRDLCIRKAHEEKFLVNFSSGLSVKGRKNQRRVSVTPSGLPYFSELYGLSIHTILCFHGISVANMLERFRLLRVLDAGDVYVLSVPVELFDLFHLVYLAIYYLGTIPAAISKLHNLQTLHLRAKNEWRLFRDHSVHLPQEIWRMPQLRHLVFYGRLPDPEGRATSSLENLQTLSIVSHVICSERILRIIRNLKKLEIDCSDCRPGEVCLNNLVHLRQLEDLKLRSSFGNAFCQKDLFTFPRALKKLTLSRLPLPWEEMTIIGSLPNLRVLKLTHQACKGNTWETTEGEFPLLEFLLIEKSDLEHWITESSHFPMLKRLVLNDCWQLVEIPVDIGEIPTLELIEVKGKAKMSLVESAKRILAEQQEWGNALQVRCMTHR, encoded by the coding sequence ATGGCTTATGCTGCTCTTCTTTCCCTTGCCCAAACCACTGGAAAAATAATCTTAGATCAAGATAGATATCCCATTTCTCGTGATAAAAAACAGCAAATTCGATCTGTCTATGCACCATTTATTTTCTTGCAAGAGTTTCTTGAAGATTTTCCACAGAAAGCCAACATTTTGGATGGGCGTATCAGAGATTTAGCATATGAAGCAGAAAGTTTTATTGAGTCTCTCATGCTGGAGGAAGTTGCATCACATTGGTGGACAGCCTTAGCTTCCAAATCCAAGTTTAAACACCAAATGAGAAAGATAAGAGAAGAAACAGATTCAATCAGAAGGGAGGTGATAATCATGAAGAATAATAACGCAGATGCAGTGCAACTTggtgtttcttcttcttcttcttctgcagTAGGCTCACCATCTAGACCTGCTACCGTTGGCAAGATTGACTATATGGTTGGTTTACATGAAGATTTGGTCGCAATACAGTCTCGACTTTGTGGAGGATCACCGAATTTGGAAGTTATCCCAATCGTTGGAATGGGAGGTATAGGAAAAACTACTCTTGCAAAGTGTGCTTACGACGACCCACTAACGGTGCAGCAGTTCGATATTCGTGCTTGGGTCACAGTATCACAGGACTACAATGCAGATGTAATTTTTTCAGGCCTCCTAGCTTCCATGGAAGAATTTAACAAAGAAAGATCTGAGCGGAGCAGTGAATTAGTTGGAGAGAAAGTGTTCAAAATCTTGAAAGGCAGGAGGTATCTCATTGTAATGGATGATGTTTGGAGTACAGAGGCTTGGGATGATGTAAGAATTATACTTCCCGATGATGGTAATGGAAGCCGAGTCATGTTAACGACAAGAGAAACTGACGTGGCTGCTTATGCTGATCGTTTGAGCGGTGTCCACAAGATGCGTTTGATGGATGAGTCTCAAAGTTGGAATCTACTTCAACAGAAGGTGTTTGCACATCAAGATTGTCCTCCGGAACTGGAGAAGACTGGAAATGAGATCGCAAGAAGCTGCAAAGGGCTGCCTCTTGCGATCGTGGTGGTTGCAGGGCTCCTATCTGCGGTTAGCAACAATGTAGCTTCATGGAGCGAAATTGCACGAAATGTAAATTCAGTTACTATAGGAGgacaatttgaaaatatattgtcTTTGAGTTACAGTCACTTGCCTCATTATCTGAGGCCATGTTTCTTGTACATGGGAATGTTTCCAGAAGATTGTGAGGTCCGTGTCTCAAAACTCATCAAATTATGGGTAGCTGAGGGATTCTTGAGACGTCTGAAAAGATCCAAAACCTTAGAAGAAGAGGCGGAAGAGTTTTTGGAGGATCTTGTCAAGAGAAATCTTGTTTTGGTTACCAAGAGAAAGTGTGATGgcaggatcaaaagttgcagccTCCATGATCTGATGCGAGATTTGTGCATAAGAAAAGCGCATGAAGAGAAGTTTCTTGTGAACTTCAGCAGCGGGCTTTCAGTAAAGGGCAGAAAAAATCAGCGGCGTGTAAGTGTTACTCCTTCGGGTTTACCCTACTTCTCAGAACTTTATGGCTTATCCATCCATACGATTTTGTGCTTCCATGGAATTTCTGTAGCAAACATGTTGGAAAGATTTAGATTGCTGAGGGTATTGGATGCAGGAGATGTTTATGTATTATCAGTACCAGTTGAACTATTTGACCTTTTTCATCTGGTATACCTTGCTATCTACTATCTTGGAACGATTCCTGCAGCCATTTCGAAGCTTCATAATCTTCAAACTTTACACCTTCGTGCAAAGAATGAATGGAGGCTTTTTAGAGACCATTCGGTCCATTTGCCACAGGAAATTTGGAGGATGCCACAGTTAAGACATCTTGTCTTCTATGGCAGGTTACCCGATCCAGAAGGAAGAGCAACTTCTAGTCTAGAAAACCTCCAAACACTTTCGATAGTGTCACATGTCATTTGTAGTGAAAGGATTTTGAGAATTATCCGAAACCTAAAGAAGTTAGAAATTGATTGCTCTGATTGTCGTCCAGGTGAAGTTTGTCTGAACAATCTGGTACATCTGCGtcaacttgaagatttgaagttaCGTTCATCTTTTGGTAATGCATTTTGCCAGAAGGATCTCTTCACTTTTCCTAGGGCGCTGAAGAAGTTGACCTTAAGTCGTTTGCCTCTTCCTTGGGAGGAGATGACAATTATTGGTTCATTGCCAAATCTTCGAGTGCTTAAACTGACTCATCAGGCTTGCAAAGGCAACACATGGGAAACAACTGAAGGAGAGTTCCCTCTTCTGGAATTTCTGTTGATAGAAAAGTCAGATCTCGAGCATTGGATAACTGAAAGTAGCCACTTCCCAATGCTCAAGCGCCTGGTACTCAATGACTGTTGGCAGCTCGTTGAAATACCCGTAGACATTGGAGAAATTCCGACACTTGAACTGATTGAGGTGAAGGGCAAGGCGAAAATGTCACTTGTGGAGTCGGCCAAGAGGATTCTAGCAGAACAACAGGAATGGGGAAATGCTCTTCAAGTTCGTTGCATGACTCATCGATGA